One stretch of Chitinophaga pendula DNA includes these proteins:
- a CDS encoding methyltransferase family protein yields MKKIFAAMPLILTIIGGGLILFFAGRLIWQLPDIPRQVIAGATLLLYFYWLRWESHISVGELKKSTEHKDYHTMELAAVAKLTTLGAAFLGGTVVHLYLALPGIAVMWWGIRLRQYAVIALGNQYSHRLRIPEQGIIEEGPYNSIRHPAYLGTFIAHIGFVMVYFNKWSVLSVFILWGAAVLIRTILEDRMLMELPEYRLYAQRVKYKLFRSIW; encoded by the coding sequence ATGAAAAAGATCTTTGCTGCAATGCCGCTAATACTCACTATTATTGGCGGTGGCCTCATACTATTCTTTGCGGGACGTCTGATCTGGCAATTGCCCGATATTCCCCGTCAGGTTATCGCAGGAGCTACCTTGTTATTATATTTCTATTGGCTACGTTGGGAAAGCCATATTTCAGTAGGCGAACTCAAAAAGAGTACAGAGCATAAGGACTATCACACCATGGAACTGGCAGCAGTTGCAAAACTTACCACGTTAGGCGCTGCTTTCCTGGGGGGGACAGTCGTACATCTTTACCTCGCGCTGCCTGGTATCGCTGTAATGTGGTGGGGGATACGCCTGCGGCAATATGCAGTTATCGCATTGGGTAATCAATACAGTCATCGTTTACGCATCCCCGAACAGGGTATTATAGAAGAAGGCCCCTACAACAGTATACGCCATCCGGCTTATTTAGGCACTTTCATCGCTCATATAGGATTTGTAATGGTCTATTTCAATAAATGGTCTGTATTGTCAGTATTTATCCTTTGGGGAGCAGCAGTACTGATCCGCACAATACTGGAAGACCGCATGTTGATGGAGCTACCCGAATATCGCTTATACGCACAGCGTGTGAAATATAAACTCTTTCGCTCCATTTGGTAA